The Streptomyces sp. NBC_00224 genome has a window encoding:
- a CDS encoding ice-binding family protein has product MTLNISDAPARRTLSVWIAAVTAVVMAAAVLAMTPTRANAVASPVPLGTAADFGVLAGATVTNTGSTVVNGLNVGVSPGTAISGFQTSDGGPGIVTPPGVLHRADAVAGQAKIDLNTAYNQAAGQTLRDATYNDAPHEFGGQTLTPGLYKANSSAGITGTLTLDAQGTPSAVWVFQIGSTLKTASASSVSFINGASPCNVYWQVGSSATLGTNSTFVGTILADTSITATTGAIINGRLLADAGLRGDGAVTLDSNRIFQGPCGTGATGGTTGGLVTGGVVAGATSGGPTSGGSTGASTGASTVGVIAGVPTGGGTGGVLGGLLGGVLTTGGSTGGALGGLVAGATTSGTTGATSGGVHGGATGGTGHHHGEKPGKHGGHYGKPEKPGGHYGKPERPGHYDHGGKPEKHGGYGGYGNKPEKDNGYGSVRH; this is encoded by the coding sequence ATGACGCTGAATATCTCTGACGCGCCTGCACGGCGCACACTGTCGGTGTGGATCGCGGCGGTTACGGCCGTGGTGATGGCCGCTGCCGTCCTCGCCATGACGCCGACACGAGCAAACGCTGTCGCCAGCCCTGTGCCTCTGGGCACGGCAGCTGATTTCGGAGTGCTGGCCGGCGCCACGGTCACCAACACCGGTTCCACGGTGGTCAACGGTCTCAACGTCGGCGTGAGCCCCGGGACGGCCATCAGCGGGTTCCAGACGTCCGACGGAGGGCCCGGCATCGTGACCCCGCCCGGGGTTCTGCACCGTGCCGATGCCGTCGCGGGCCAAGCCAAGATCGACCTGAATACGGCGTACAACCAGGCCGCCGGACAGACTCTGAGGGACGCGACCTACAACGACGCTCCCCACGAGTTCGGTGGCCAGACGCTGACACCGGGCCTCTACAAGGCGAACAGCTCCGCCGGGATCACCGGCACGCTCACCCTGGACGCCCAGGGCACCCCCAGTGCCGTCTGGGTGTTCCAGATCGGTTCGACGCTGAAGACGGCATCCGCCAGCTCGGTGAGCTTCATCAATGGCGCCTCGCCGTGCAATGTGTACTGGCAGGTCGGCAGCTCGGCCACGCTCGGTACCAACTCCACGTTCGTGGGCACCATCCTGGCCGACACCTCGATCACCGCCACCACGGGGGCGATCATCAACGGCCGGCTGCTGGCCGATGCGGGCCTGCGCGGTGACGGCGCCGTGACGCTGGACAGCAACAGGATCTTCCAGGGGCCGTGCGGGACCGGGGCCACTGGTGGGACCACGGGTGGTCTGGTCACCGGCGGTGTTGTCGCCGGTGCCACGTCCGGTGGCCCCACGTCCGGTGGCTCCACGGGCGCCTCCACGGGCGCCTCCACGGTCGGGGTCATCGCCGGCGTGCCGACGGGCGGCGGAACCGGTGGCGTCCTGGGCGGTCTCCTCGGCGGCGTCCTGACGACAGGCGGCAGCACGGGCGGAGCGCTCGGCGGCCTCGTCGCGGGTGCTACGACGAGCGGGACCACGGGTGCCACCTCGGGCGGCGTGCACGGCGGCGCGACCGGCGGGACCGGGCACCACCATGGCGAGAAGCCGGGCAAGCACGGAGGCCACTACGGAAAGCCGGAGAAGCCGGGTGGCCACTACGGAAAGCCCGAGAGGCCGGGTCACTACGATCACGGTGGGAAGCCCGAAAAGCACGGCGGTTACGGCGGGTACGGCAACAAGCCCGAAAAGGACAACGGCTACGGCAGCGTTCGTCACTGA
- a CDS encoding DUF5819 family protein yields MLNGTSSTAADESSGEFPQESVPQPAERPTEQTGPPPVFLQAVTSAAVFLCLATALVHVLLVFLHVAPPNPLSQRYSRQVNAWVFPLFEQNWRLFAPDPESVNRRISARTLHTAPDGTVRVSGWFDLTAVDDAAVEHNPFPSHTAQNMLRRAWSSYLENHVVDDQPRSPRALMTQRYLTDIASDRVAAHRGGSFEVIQLRVVTVPIAAPAPAGGAGAAEVAPRTADTRYLPWWKVEVDSHGN; encoded by the coding sequence GTGCTGAATGGCACCTCATCGACGGCTGCGGACGAATCTTCGGGCGAATTCCCGCAAGAATCCGTGCCACAACCCGCGGAAAGACCCACGGAACAAACGGGGCCTCCGCCGGTCTTCCTGCAAGCGGTAACGAGTGCTGCCGTTTTCCTCTGCCTGGCGACGGCCCTGGTCCATGTGCTCCTGGTTTTTCTGCATGTGGCGCCCCCGAACCCGCTCTCCCAGCGGTACAGCCGGCAGGTCAACGCATGGGTCTTCCCGCTGTTCGAGCAGAACTGGCGACTTTTCGCCCCGGATCCGGAGTCCGTGAACCGGCGGATTTCGGCGAGGACCCTGCACACCGCCCCGGACGGAACCGTGCGGGTAAGCGGCTGGTTCGATCTGACCGCCGTGGACGATGCCGCGGTGGAGCACAACCCCTTCCCGAGTCATACGGCGCAGAACATGCTGCGGCGGGCCTGGAGTTCCTACCTCGAAAACCACGTTGTCGACGACCAGCCGCGCTCGCCGCGGGCGCTGATGACTCAGCGGTACCTGACCGACATCGCGTCGGACCGCGTCGCGGCCCACCGTGGCGGGAGCTTCGAGGTCATTCAGCTACGGGTGGTCACCGTACCCATCGCCGCACCCGCCCCGGCGGGCGGTGCGGGCGCGGCCGAGGTCGCACCGCGGACGGCCGATACGCGGTATCTGCCCTGGTGGAAGGTGGAGGTGGACTCCCATGGAAACTGA
- a CDS encoding HTTM domain-containing protein, producing the protein METEQLPASHPRTAEGPGAGAPHRATDRVRAALDVLTERPVSLYAAAVLRIGYGSVYLVFLLREFSHRDEIWGPGSPWTPELARQLFDQTGWVSFLTLSDNRTYFEACYALAVGASALFALGWRTRAVSVLFAVVVASFHSRAIFMTDGGDNLILLMALYLVLTACGRRWSLDARRTRLRACAGATARPSVDPTAGGPRQHLRASRRTLTAVLHNCGMFVIAVQVCFLYGSAGLYKVQGGSWGNGTALHYVLNLDLFRPWPGLSLMADEHDVLIAIACYLTVLLQVAFPFVLFGRLKYPVLTMLLGMHLGIAVLMGLPLFSGAMIIADAVFLPDRFYRALGRLWRRTVRGAGPGRTADAPRTPHALVPAQSEPAG; encoded by the coding sequence ATGGAAACTGAGCAGCTGCCCGCATCGCACCCCCGTACCGCCGAGGGGCCGGGGGCGGGCGCGCCGCACCGCGCAACCGACCGTGTCCGTGCGGCCCTCGACGTCCTGACCGAGCGGCCGGTCTCCCTGTACGCCGCGGCGGTCCTGCGCATCGGATACGGGTCCGTCTACCTTGTCTTCCTGCTGCGCGAGTTTTCGCACCGCGACGAGATCTGGGGTCCGGGATCACCGTGGACACCGGAGCTGGCGAGGCAGCTGTTCGACCAGACCGGATGGGTCAGCTTCCTCACCCTGTCCGACAACCGTACCTACTTCGAAGCCTGTTACGCACTGGCCGTCGGTGCATCGGCACTGTTCGCCCTCGGCTGGCGGACCAGGGCGGTGTCCGTGCTGTTCGCGGTCGTGGTCGCGTCGTTCCACAGCAGGGCGATCTTCATGACCGACGGAGGAGACAACCTCATCCTCCTCATGGCCCTCTACCTCGTCCTCACCGCATGCGGCCGCCGCTGGTCCCTGGACGCACGCAGAACCCGGCTCCGGGCATGCGCGGGTGCTACGGCGCGCCCGTCGGTGGACCCGACGGCGGGTGGGCCACGGCAGCACCTCCGCGCTTCCCGGCGGACCCTGACCGCCGTGCTGCACAACTGCGGGATGTTCGTCATCGCGGTCCAGGTCTGCTTCCTCTACGGGTCCGCGGGCCTGTACAAGGTGCAGGGCGGATCCTGGGGCAACGGGACCGCGCTCCACTACGTCCTGAACCTCGACCTGTTCCGGCCCTGGCCCGGACTCTCCCTCATGGCGGACGAGCACGACGTACTGATCGCCATCGCCTGCTACCTGACGGTGCTGCTGCAGGTCGCCTTCCCGTTCGTCCTGTTCGGGCGGCTCAAGTACCCGGTCCTGACCATGCTGTTGGGCATGCACCTGGGCATCGCGGTACTCATGGGGCTGCCCCTCTTCTCCGGCGCGATGATCATCGCCGACGCCGTGTTCCTGCCGGACCGCTTCTACCGGGCTCTGGGGCGGCTGTGGCGACGTACCGTTCGGGGCGCGGGTCCCGGAAGAACGGCGGACGCGCCCCGGACACCCCATGCACTGGTACCCGCGCAGAGCGAACCGGCCGGCTGA
- a CDS encoding helix-turn-helix domain-containing protein, protein MAANTNPTVRRRRLGAELRRLRQGSGLKSTEVAERLMVSQPKISHLENGNRTISPRDVRDLCALYGVTDQQVIDALMEMAKESGQQGWWHAYGDIPQSVYIALETDAACLHSFEPMVIPGLLQTPAYAHAVIEETIPPITAEQAATRLKVRLRRQHRIYDPARPLRLWVVLDESVLRRVVGGPDIMREQLEHLNALGAEPHITVQVLSHAVGAHPGLSGQFSLLQFADSPDAGVVYLERFTSDLYLEKRSDMQHFSMLYDHLQAQALSPDSTRDLIADVSKTYIDALSRP, encoded by the coding sequence GTGGCGGCGAACACCAACCCCACCGTCAGGAGACGCCGTCTGGGAGCCGAGCTCCGTCGGCTCCGCCAGGGCAGTGGGCTGAAGAGCACAGAAGTGGCCGAGCGACTCATGGTCTCCCAGCCGAAGATCAGTCACCTGGAGAACGGCAACCGCACCATCAGCCCCCGCGACGTGCGCGACCTGTGCGCGCTCTACGGAGTGACGGACCAGCAGGTCATCGACGCTCTGATGGAGATGGCCAAGGAATCCGGACAGCAAGGCTGGTGGCACGCGTACGGCGACATCCCCCAGAGCGTCTACATCGCCCTGGAGACGGACGCCGCCTGCCTCCATAGCTTCGAGCCCATGGTGATCCCCGGGCTGCTGCAGACTCCCGCCTACGCCCACGCGGTCATCGAGGAAACGATCCCCCCGATCACTGCCGAACAGGCCGCCACGCGCCTCAAGGTGCGGTTGCGCCGTCAGCACCGGATCTACGACCCGGCCCGCCCGTTGCGTCTGTGGGTCGTCCTGGACGAATCGGTACTGCGCCGCGTCGTCGGCGGTCCCGACATCATGCGCGAACAACTGGAGCACCTCAACGCACTCGGCGCCGAGCCGCACATCACCGTGCAGGTACTTTCCCACGCGGTGGGCGCCCACCCCGGCCTGTCAGGACAGTTCTCCCTCCTGCAGTTCGCCGACAGCCCCGACGCGGGAGTGGTGTACCTGGAGCGGTTCACCAGCGACCTGTACCTGGAGAAACGATCCGACATGCAGCACTTCAGCATGCTGTACGACCACCTCCAGGCCCAGGCCCTCAGCCCCGACAGCACCCGCGACCTCATCGCCGATGTCTCCAAGACGTACATCGACGCGCTGAGCCGCCCCTGA